The window CGCAGCTCATGGACGAGCCATTCCACTTCGACCCCGAGGGTGCGGGGTGGGCCGGTCTTGAAGCAGATGCCCCTGACCAGGGCCTCCACCTCGGCTTCGGTGACGGCGGAGCGGGGTTGCTCCGTACAGTCACTCACCGAATCGGACATGTCGCGATCCTCCTGAGAGTCCACGGTGCCGCCCGGCCCGGATCTTGTGGGCGGGCCGGCACACTCGTCCCACCCAAGACCCTCTCGTCGCTTCGCACAAGGGTGCGTACCGGCACGTTCCGCGTCGGTAATCTCCGCTCTCCGGGGGTTCGCAGGGACTTTCCCGGCAGTTTTCGGTCGGCTGTGGGGCCCGGGAAACTCTGTTGCACCGCACGACCAGCATCGCTCACGATGCCTGCGTCAGCACGACGGGGGAGACCGCGTGCGGCCGACGCGGCCGCACGCCGTCGACGCGGTCGCACGCTCATGGCGCGCACGGGGGTGGCGCCATGAGCGTGCGGGCGCGGCATCGCGCCGGGGACGGAAAATCGCCGAAAGGAAGCGGTGGCGGTCAGCTCCAGCCGTACCGCTCGTGCAGCCGGTGCCGCACCAGGTTGAACCGCCCGCGGTCCAGCGCGCACGCCTCCCGGCGCATCCCCTCCTCGTGCAGACGCAGGATGCGGTCCACGTCCACCCAGGAGTCGCGGCCGGACCGGTCCCAGGGCCCGCTGCCGATGGCCACCCACTCGCGGTCCCCGTCATGCCGCTTGCTCGACAGCTGCACGGCCAGGAAGGTGCCGGCCGCCTCCCGGGCCACCACGAGCACCGGGCGGTCCTTGCCCCGCCCGTCGTTCTCCTCGAAGGGCACCCAGGTCCAGACGATCTCCCCGGGGTCGGGGTCGCCGTCGTGCGCGGGGGAGTACTCGGTGCGCACCTTGCCGACCTCGCGCGGGTCGGCCTCAGCGGTGGCGGTGGGGCCGTAGCGGCCCGGGACGTTCTCGTCGGTAAACGTGCTCACGGGGGCACCTTAGGGGCTGCCCCCGTGAGTTACGCGTGAAGGGTCACTTCTCGTCCATCGGCACGTCCATCGGTACCTTCTGGGCGAGCCCGTTGAGCGGCGAAGCCTCCTTCGACGCCTGCCCGTTCTGGTTCATCGAGGCGAGCAGCTGACGGGCCAGCCCGAGTCCCGTGCCGCCCATGGTCAGCGCCTTGGCGAACATGTCCGCCATGCCGTCGGCGCCGTTGAGCAGCACCATGTTGTCGACGTTGCCGAACGCGGACGCGCCGGCCCTGACGATCTCCGGCCAGTTCTCGGCGAGTTGCTGGGCGACCACGGCCTCCTGGTTCTCGGCGAGGGCGGTGGCACGGGCCTTGATGGCCTCCGCCTCCGCGAGGCCCTGCGCCTTGGTCGCCTCGGCCTCCGCCAGACCCCTGGCCTGGGCCGCGGCCGCTTCGGCCTCACCGGTGGCCCGGGTGGCGGCCGCCGTGGCCGCACCGCGCGTCTTGGTCGCCTCGGCCTCGGCACCCGCGGCCGTCTTGACCCGGGTCGCCTCGGCCGCGGCAGCCAGCTCCGTCTCCTTCGCCTTGGCCTGCGCCGCCGAGATCCGCGCGTCGCGCTCGGCCTCGGCCAGCGTGCGCTTCTCGTACGCCTGCGCGTCCGCGGGCTTGCGGACATCGGCCTGGAGCTGCTGCTCGCGCCGGTGCGCCTCCAGTTCGGCGACCCGCGTCTCCTGGACGACGACCTCCTGCCGGGCGGCCGCGTCGGCGAGCGGACCGGCCTGCCGGGCCTTGGCGCCAGCCTTGTCGCGCTCGGCCTGGTAGCCGGCCTGCAGGATCTCGCTGTCCCGGGTCGCCTCGGCCATCCGCGCGAACGACTGCTGCTCCGCCTCCGTGGCCAGCCGGTTCGCCTCCGCCTGCGCGATGCGCGCGTCCCGCTGGACGGCCGCCGCGTGCGGCATGGCGAGGTTCTGGATGTACCCGGTCGGGTCCTCGATCTCGTGGATCTGCAGCGAGTCGACGATGAGCCCGAGCTTCTCCATCTCCGTACCGCACGCCGCACGCGTCTGCCCGGTGAGCTTCTCGCGGTCGCGGATCATGTCCTCGACCGTCAACCCGCCCACGATGGACCGCAGATGACCGGCGAAGACGTTGTGCACCCGCTCCGACATCAGCTTCTGCTGGTCCAGGAAGCGGCGGGCCGCGTTCGCGATCGACACGAAGTCGTCGCCCACCTTGAAGATGACCACGCCCCGCACCTTCAGCGGAATGCCCTGGTGGGTCACGCAGTCCACCTGCAGCTCGGTCTCGTTCAGGTCCAGCGACAGCTTGCGCACCGCCTGCACACCGGGCAGCACCAGGGTGCCGCGCCCGGTGACGATACGGAAGCCCATGCCCTCCTCGATGCCTTCCGTACGGTGCTTGGAGCCGGAGATGATGAGCGCCTCGTTCGGCTCCGCGACCCGCCACATCATCTTGAACACACCGATCAGAACGAGGACGGCGGCAACTGCCGCCCCCGCAACGACGCCGACAACCATCGGCATGCGCCCCCTTTGCATGGTGCCCTTTCGGCACCGAACGAAGGGAGTGTGCGCCTGCGCGAGGCCCGGGTACAGGCGCTGACGGATCCTTGTCGAAACCTTGACGCAGACGGCTCTCACCTGCGCCTGCGCGGGCTCAACTGTCGTATGCGGCCTGGACGTAGACGGTTCTGGGCGGCAGGTACTCCACCACCATCACCACCGTGCCCCGCTCGATGCGGTCCGCGCCCGAGGCGGGATAGGCGAGGAAGTGCTCGGCGCCGCCGCGCACCCGGACGATCACCTCGCCGACGAGTCCCGGCCCGATCGTCCCGGTGACCCGCCCCATGAGCCCGACCATCGACACGTCGTCCATGGCCCCAGGGTAGGGCCTGGGCCGGAGGGTCGGTGTCGGCGTCGCCTCAGCCGACCGCGACGGGTTCCTCCTCGCCCTGCTGCGGCGGCCACAGCTCGTGCCAGCGCAGCTCCGCCTCCAACTGCGCGGCCAGCGAGATCAGCAGGGGCTCGCTGTTCGCCGGCCCCAGCAACTGGGCGCCGACGGGCAGCCCGTCCACGAATCCGGCCGGGACGTTGACGCCGGGCCAGCCCAGCACGTTCCACGGCCAGGCGTAGGGGCAGGCGGCGATCATCGCGCGGTCGGTGGCGAAGCCGCCGAGCCCGAGCATCGCGCCGATCCGGGGTGGGGGAGCGGCCGTGGTGGGGGTCAGGATCACGTCGTACGACTCGTAGAACGCGCCGATACGACGGTGCAGAACCGCCTCCGCGCGCCGGGCCGCGCGCAGCGGCACCCCGCCGAGGAGCCGGCCCAGCCGGGCGGCGCCCCGGGTGCGCGGGTCGAGGAGCGCGGGGGACGGGGTCACGCTCACCCACTCGGCGATGCCGACCGTCGCGCGGGGGACGAAGGTCAGTCCGATCTGGCCGTACGGCGGATCCGCCTCCTCGACGGTGTGCCCCAACGCGCTTAGTTTCTCGGCGAGTTGGACGACCCTGGCCCGCACCTCGGGTTGCAGCCGGGCGGGCACGGCGGTGAAGGGCGGCTTGAGCGAGAGCGCGATGCGCAGTCGGCCGGGGTCGCGGCCCACGGCCTCGGAGGCGTTGATCGCCGGTGGCCGGTGCGGGTCGAGATCGTGGTTGCCGGCGGCCGCGTCCAGCAGGAGGGCCGCGTCGGCCACCGTACGGGCGAGGGTGCCGTTGACGGTGATGCCCTGGAACGACTCGCCGCGCGGCCAGGTGGAGATGCGGCCGCGCTGTGGCTTGATGCCGATCAGATGGGTCCAGGACGCGGGGATCCGCACCGAGCCGGCGCCGTCCGAGCCGAGCGCGGCGGGCACCAGGCCTGCGGCGACGGCGGCCGCGGAACCGCCGGACGAGCCGCCCGGCGTGTGGTCCGGGTGCCATGGATTGCGGGTCGCGCCGAAGGCGGGCCCCTCGGTGAACGGCCACTGCCCCAGCTCGCAGGTGTTGGTCTTGCCGACGATCACGGCACCGGCGGCGCGCAGCCGCCGTACCGCCTCGCCGTCCTCGGTGACCGGCGGGAACTCCCCACCGCAGCCGAACGCGGTCGGCTCGCCCGCCACGTCCATGTCGTCCTTCACCGCGACCGGTACGCCCAGCAGTGGCCTGCGCACCCCGGCGGCGAGCTCCGCGTCGGCGGCCTTCGCCTCGACGAGGGCGGCCTCGGCCCGGACCACCCGGAAGGCGTTGAGGGTCCCTTGGGTCGCCTCGATCCGCGCCAGCGCCGCCGCGACGAGCGCCCGTGACGTCACCTCCCCGTCAGCCAGCGCTCGGGCGGACTCGGCGAGGCCTGCGGCACGGTCGCGTGTCATGCGGGGCACCTCCGGGACGACATTGTCTACCGAACGGTAACCTCCGGGGGTCGGCTGCGGAACGGTTTCGCCCGGTGCGGCTCCCAGGTTCACCACAGGTTTCTCCCAGGCCCCGTCTCCTCATGTGCAAACCATTGACGTGCCCGGACCTCACGCCTACCTTCTGATCGAATTTCCGAACTGCGTTCGTGATATCGAACATGTGTTGAGGGAGAGCCGCCCCGTGACCAGACGTCCCCACACCCCGTCCCGCCGCAGCTTGCTGCGCGCGATGGCCGCCCTGCCCGCCTCGGCGCTGATCCTGGGCGAGGCCCCCGGCCTGCTCGGCACGGCACTGGCGGCCGCACCGCCGAGCGGCTCGGCCACCCGCTACACGATCGTGCCGTTCCTGAACAGCAACGACGGGACCGTGAACGTCTATCAGTCGGACGACGCCACCGACTTCCGTCTGACCAAGGCCTCCGCCTACACGCCGCCCAGCAATCGCATCCGCGACGCGAGCATCTTCAAGCACACCAACGGCTACTACTACATCACCTACACCACCCACACCTGGCAGGACACCAGCACCACCATCGGCTTCGCGCGCAGCACCGACCGGGTCAACTGGACGTTCCTGTACGACTACACGGTCCCGATCGCCAATCTCTCCCGCGCCTGGGCGCCGGAGTGGTTCGTCGACAGCGACGGCAGCGTGAACGTCATCGTGTCCTGCTCGACCACCAACGACGAGTGGATCTTCACGCCGTATCTGCTGAAGGCCACGAACTCCGCCCTGACGGCGTGGAGTTCACCGGTGGCGCTGGCCGGCATCGGCGCGAACCACATCGACACGTTCCTCGTGAAGATCGGCTCGACCTACCACGCCTT of the Streptomyces sp. T12 genome contains:
- a CDS encoding amidase; the encoded protein is MTRDRAAGLAESARALADGEVTSRALVAAALARIEATQGTLNAFRVVRAEAALVEAKAADAELAAGVRRPLLGVPVAVKDDMDVAGEPTAFGCGGEFPPVTEDGEAVRRLRAAGAVIVGKTNTCELGQWPFTEGPAFGATRNPWHPDHTPGGSSGGSAAAVAAGLVPAALGSDGAGSVRIPASWTHLIGIKPQRGRISTWPRGESFQGITVNGTLARTVADAALLLDAAAGNHDLDPHRPPAINASEAVGRDPGRLRIALSLKPPFTAVPARLQPEVRARVVQLAEKLSALGHTVEEADPPYGQIGLTFVPRATVGIAEWVSVTPSPALLDPRTRGAARLGRLLGGVPLRAARRAEAVLHRRIGAFYESYDVILTPTTAAPPPRIGAMLGLGGFATDRAMIAACPYAWPWNVLGWPGVNVPAGFVDGLPVGAQLLGPANSEPLLISLAAQLEAELRWHELWPPQQGEEEPVAVG
- a CDS encoding flotillin family protein encodes the protein MPMVVGVVAGAAVAAVLVLIGVFKMMWRVAEPNEALIISGSKHRTEGIEEGMGFRIVTGRGTLVLPGVQAVRKLSLDLNETELQVDCVTHQGIPLKVRGVVIFKVGDDFVSIANAARRFLDQQKLMSERVHNVFAGHLRSIVGGLTVEDMIRDREKLTGQTRAACGTEMEKLGLIVDSLQIHEIEDPTGYIQNLAMPHAAAVQRDARIAQAEANRLATEAEQQSFARMAEATRDSEILQAGYQAERDKAGAKARQAGPLADAAARQEVVVQETRVAELEAHRREQQLQADVRKPADAQAYEKRTLAEAERDARISAAQAKAKETELAAAAEATRVKTAAGAEAEATKTRGAATAAATRATGEAEAAAAQARGLAEAEATKAQGLAEAEAIKARATALAENQEAVVAQQLAENWPEIVRAGASAFGNVDNMVLLNGADGMADMFAKALTMGGTGLGLARQLLASMNQNGQASKEASPLNGLAQKVPMDVPMDEK
- a CDS encoding type II toxin-antitoxin system PemK/MazF family toxin yields the protein MSTFTDENVPGRYGPTATAEADPREVGKVRTEYSPAHDGDPDPGEIVWTWVPFEENDGRGKDRPVLVVAREAAGTFLAVQLSSKRHDGDREWVAIGSGPWDRSGRDSWVDVDRILRLHEEGMRREACALDRGRFNLVRHRLHERYGWS